A region of Pseudarthrobacter sp. NIBRBAC000502770 DNA encodes the following proteins:
- a CDS encoding OsmC family protein — protein sequence MNLHEHHYALTVQWTGNLGAGTSSYRGYSRDHDVAIPGLPVLKGSADPTFHGDRGRYNPEQLLLAALAQCHMLSYLHVAVKHGVVVTGYRDEATGLMRLNRDGSGQFERVVLNPHVTVADAAQADLAASLHREANQVCFIARSVNFPVEHQPVTVAA from the coding sequence GTGAACCTCCACGAACACCACTACGCACTGACGGTCCAGTGGACCGGCAACCTGGGGGCGGGCACGTCGTCCTACCGGGGTTACTCCCGGGACCATGACGTCGCCATTCCCGGCCTGCCGGTCCTGAAGGGTTCGGCGGATCCGACTTTCCACGGCGACCGCGGGCGCTACAACCCAGAACAGCTCCTCCTGGCTGCGCTGGCGCAGTGCCACATGCTGTCCTACCTGCACGTGGCGGTGAAGCACGGCGTGGTGGTCACTGGCTACCGGGACGAGGCCACCGGGCTGATGCGGCTGAACCGGGACGGCAGCGGACAGTTCGAGCGGGTGGTCCTGAACCCGCACGTGACGGTGGCCGACGCGGCGCAGGCGGATCTGGCGGCCTCGCTGCACCGTGAGGCCAACCAGGTCTGCTTTATTGCCCGGAGCGTGAACTTTCCGGTGGAGCACCAGCCGGTGACGGTGGCCGCTTAG
- a CDS encoding globin produces the protein MSLPIEPGPGQRPQLMQNDPFSKPDYTDSFYDAVGGHGTFVKLIDVFYDGVATDPVLRPMYPEEDLAPAKRRFLMFLEQYWGGPTTYGEERGHPRLRMRHMPFKVTPEAKDRWLFHMRTAVDALELPPLYEGTLWDYMERAALSMVNSPSGS, from the coding sequence ATGTCGCTTCCCATTGAGCCGGGCCCGGGGCAGCGGCCCCAGTTGATGCAGAACGATCCGTTCAGCAAGCCGGACTACACCGACAGCTTCTATGACGCCGTGGGCGGCCACGGCACCTTCGTGAAGCTCATTGACGTCTTTTACGACGGCGTTGCCACCGATCCCGTGCTGCGGCCCATGTATCCGGAAGAGGACCTGGCCCCGGCGAAACGCCGGTTCCTGATGTTCCTTGAGCAGTACTGGGGCGGTCCGACAACGTACGGCGAGGAGCGCGGCCACCCGCGCCTGCGGATGCGGCACATGCCTTTCAAGGTCACGCCCGAGGCAAAGGACCGGTGGTTGTTCCACATGCGCACCGCCGTGGATGCCCTGGAGCTGCCTCCGCTTTACGAGGGCACGCTGTGGGACTACATGGAGCGGGCGGCGCTGTCCATGGTGAACAGCCCTTCCGGCTCCTGA
- a CDS encoding acyl-CoA thioesterase II: MTEAEAGLLAPPSGDPTSSLIELLDLGELEGARTDEDIFLGPSQKQPHHRVFGGQVLAQSLVASIRTVDPDRFVHSMHGYFLRPGDANKPITFGVQRLRDGRSFSARRVHAYQDGVPILSMIASFQGDDEGIEHSSEMPAGIPDPESLPSTADLLGRFDHPVARHWAYERPFDIRHVNPALYVSAAGPREASNAVWMKTFGPMPDDANLHRAALAYASDYTLLESILRRHGLSWITPGMNVASLDHAMWWHRPARVDEWLLYVQESPSAHGARGLATGKIFNREGQHVATVAQEGMVRIPTGPAGA; encoded by the coding sequence ATGACTGAAGCCGAAGCCGGACTGCTGGCGCCGCCCAGCGGCGACCCCACCTCATCGCTGATCGAACTGCTGGACCTTGGTGAGCTTGAGGGCGCCCGCACGGATGAGGATATTTTCCTGGGCCCGTCGCAGAAGCAGCCGCACCACAGGGTGTTTGGCGGACAGGTGCTGGCCCAGTCGCTCGTGGCCTCGATCCGCACGGTGGATCCGGACCGGTTTGTCCATTCCATGCACGGATACTTCCTGCGGCCCGGTGACGCCAACAAGCCGATCACCTTTGGGGTGCAGCGGCTCCGCGACGGCCGGTCGTTTTCCGCCCGGCGCGTCCACGCCTACCAGGACGGCGTGCCCATCCTGTCCATGATCGCCTCCTTCCAGGGCGACGACGAAGGAATCGAACACTCCTCGGAAATGCCGGCCGGAATCCCGGACCCCGAATCCCTGCCCAGCACGGCGGACCTGCTCGGCCGGTTCGACCATCCGGTGGCACGCCACTGGGCCTACGAGCGGCCCTTCGACATCCGGCATGTCAACCCCGCCCTGTATGTTTCGGCGGCCGGTCCGCGGGAGGCCAGCAACGCCGTGTGGATGAAGACGTTCGGGCCAATGCCTGATGACGCCAACCTGCACCGCGCCGCCCTGGCGTACGCCAGCGACTACACGCTGCTCGAATCCATCCTCCGGCGGCACGGACTGAGCTGGATCACGCCGGGCATGAACGTTGCCAGCCTGGACCATGCCATGTGGTGGCACCGGCCGGCGCGGGTTGATGAGTGGCTGCTCTACGTCCAGGAATCCCCCAGCGCCCACGGGGCACGCGGCCTGGCAACGGGCAAGATCTTCAACCGCGAGGGCCAGCACGTCGCCACGGTGGCGCAGGAGGGGATGGTTCGCATTCCCACCGGTCCCGCGGGCGCCTGA
- the ettA gene encoding energy-dependent translational throttle protein EttA, which produces MAEFIYTMTKARKAVGEKLILDDVSMSFFPGAKIGVVGPNGAGKSTILKIMAGLDTPSNGEARLSPGYSVGILLQEPPLNEEKTVLGNVQEGVGEIYGKIQRFNEISEEMASPDADYDTLLEEMGKLQEAIDAADAWDLDSQLEQAMDALRCPPADADVTNLSGGERRRVALCKLLLQKPDLLLLDEPTNHLDAESVLWLEQHLSSYPGAVLAVTHDRYFLDHVAEWIAEVDRGHLYPYEGNYSTYLEKKRARLEIQGKKDAKQAKRLAEELEWVRSNAKGRQTKSKARLARYEEMAAEADRTRKLDFEEIQIPPGPRLGGLVLEAKNLQKGFEDRVLIDGLSFSLPRNGIVGVIGPNGVGKSTLFKTIVGLEPLDGGELKIGDSVKISYADQSRGGIDPNKTLWEVVSDGLDFIQVGNVEMPSRAYVAAFGFKGPDQQKKAGVLSGGERNRLNLALTLKQGGNLLLLDEPTNDLDVETLSSLENALLEFPGCAVVVSHDRWFLDRVATHILAYEGDDENPSKWYWFEGNFESYEENKVERLGPDAAKPHRVTHRRLTRD; this is translated from the coding sequence ATGGCGGAATTTATCTACACAATGACCAAGGCCCGTAAGGCCGTTGGCGAAAAACTCATTCTTGATGACGTAAGCATGTCCTTCTTCCCGGGCGCCAAGATTGGTGTTGTGGGCCCAAACGGTGCCGGTAAGTCCACCATCCTCAAGATCATGGCCGGGCTGGACACGCCCTCCAACGGTGAAGCCAGGCTGAGCCCCGGCTACAGCGTGGGAATCCTGCTCCAGGAACCGCCCCTCAACGAGGAAAAGACCGTCCTGGGCAACGTCCAGGAGGGCGTGGGCGAGATCTACGGGAAGATCCAGCGATTTAACGAGATCTCCGAGGAAATGGCCAGCCCCGATGCTGACTATGACACCCTCCTCGAGGAAATGGGCAAGCTGCAGGAAGCCATCGACGCCGCCGATGCCTGGGACCTCGACTCCCAGCTGGAGCAGGCCATGGATGCCCTCCGCTGCCCCCCGGCCGACGCCGATGTCACCAACCTTTCCGGTGGTGAGCGCCGCCGTGTGGCCCTCTGCAAGCTCCTCCTGCAGAAGCCGGACCTGCTGCTCCTCGACGAGCCCACCAACCACCTGGATGCCGAGAGTGTCCTGTGGCTCGAGCAGCACCTGTCGAGCTACCCCGGCGCCGTCCTCGCCGTCACCCACGACCGGTACTTCCTGGACCACGTGGCGGAATGGATTGCCGAAGTTGACCGCGGCCACCTGTACCCGTACGAAGGCAACTACTCCACCTACCTGGAGAAGAAGCGCGCCCGCCTCGAGATCCAGGGCAAGAAGGATGCCAAGCAGGCCAAGCGCCTCGCGGAGGAACTTGAGTGGGTCCGCTCCAACGCCAAGGGCCGGCAGACCAAGTCGAAGGCCCGCTTGGCCCGGTACGAGGAAATGGCCGCGGAAGCGGACCGCACCCGCAAGCTTGACTTCGAGGAAATCCAGATCCCGCCGGGACCGCGCCTCGGCGGACTGGTCCTGGAGGCGAAGAACCTCCAGAAGGGCTTCGAGGACCGTGTCCTGATCGATGGATTGTCCTTCAGCCTGCCGCGCAACGGCATCGTCGGCGTCATTGGTCCCAACGGTGTGGGCAAGTCCACCCTCTTCAAGACCATCGTGGGCCTGGAACCGCTCGACGGCGGCGAGCTGAAGATCGGTGACTCGGTCAAGATCTCCTACGCGGACCAGAGCCGCGGCGGCATCGACCCCAACAAGACCCTGTGGGAGGTCGTTTCCGACGGACTCGACTTCATCCAGGTGGGCAACGTGGAGATGCCGTCCCGCGCCTACGTGGCAGCCTTCGGGTTCAAGGGCCCGGACCAGCAGAAAAAGGCGGGCGTGCTCTCCGGCGGTGAGCGCAACCGCCTGAACCTGGCCCTGACCCTCAAGCAGGGCGGAAACCTGCTGCTCCTCGACGAACCCACCAACGACCTCGACGTCGAAACCCTCAGCAGCCTGGAAAACGCGCTGCTCGAGTTCCCCGGCTGCGCCGTGGTGGTCTCGCACGACCGCTGGTTCCTGGACCGGGTGGCCACCCACATCCTGGCCTACGAAGGTGACGACGAGAACCCCTCCAAGTGGTACTGGTTCGAAGGAAACTTCGAGTCCTACGAGGAGAACAAGGTGGAGCGCTTGGGCCCCGATGCTGCCAAGCCGCACCGCGTCACCCACCGCCGCCTGACCCGCGACTAA
- a CDS encoding mechanosensitive ion channel family protein: MVSMLSILPPATSQPSGVSLPGIVISLGVGVAVWLVATFIISRITRRVASGSNFFKKPTFKWAAPAFRALDHERRVQRAETIGSLLNSVVGVLVVIITGMYVLQNLDINIAPLLTSVGILGVAIGFGAQQLIRDFLAGIFITIEDQYGIGDVIETSEVVGVVESMGLRITRVRSDDGAIWYLRNGEILRVGNRSQGRYVPLHETDDGTTDQGSAHVETKKTDQKAGD; the protein is encoded by the coding sequence ATGGTCAGCATGTTGTCCATCCTTCCCCCTGCCACCAGCCAGCCGAGCGGCGTGAGCCTGCCCGGCATCGTGATCAGCCTCGGCGTCGGCGTTGCCGTCTGGCTCGTGGCCACGTTCATCATTTCCCGCATCACCAGGCGGGTGGCGTCGGGCAGCAACTTCTTCAAGAAGCCCACGTTCAAGTGGGCTGCCCCGGCCTTCCGGGCCCTCGACCACGAACGCCGCGTCCAGCGTGCCGAAACCATCGGTTCGCTGCTCAACAGCGTGGTGGGCGTGCTGGTGGTGATCATTACCGGCATGTATGTGCTGCAGAACCTGGACATCAACATTGCCCCGCTGCTGACCAGCGTGGGCATCCTCGGTGTAGCCATCGGCTTCGGCGCCCAGCAGCTGATCCGCGACTTCCTGGCGGGGATCTTCATTACGATTGAAGACCAGTACGGAATTGGCGACGTCATTGAAACCAGCGAAGTGGTGGGCGTGGTGGAGTCCATGGGGCTGCGGATCACCCGCGTCCGCTCCGACGACGGCGCGATCTGGTACCTGCGCAACGGCGAGATCCTGCGCGTGGGCAACCGGTCCCAGGGACGCTACGTTCCGCTGCACGAGACCGACGACGGCACCACCGACCAGGGGTCGGCGCACGTTGAGACCAAGAAGACTGACCAGAAAGCCGGGGACTAG
- a CDS encoding single-stranded DNA-binding protein, which produces MSETITIRGFVATEITSSTTPGGVATASFRLGSTTRRFDRESKTWGDGHTNWFTVQGYRNLAGTLGCSIRKGQPVIVVGKLKIRTWEKEGRVYHSTIIDAEAVGHDLAFGSANFIRTASRPALSLVEQPQSPEDGPVVDPDLDEPEDREDGHPEEHGVAAVVIEDNDGGLASLDLETGELAEV; this is translated from the coding sequence ATGAGCGAAACGATTACCATCCGGGGCTTTGTTGCCACCGAGATCACGAGTTCCACCACGCCAGGGGGAGTGGCAACAGCCTCCTTCCGGCTCGGTTCCACCACGCGCCGGTTTGACCGGGAATCCAAAACCTGGGGCGACGGGCACACCAACTGGTTCACCGTGCAGGGCTACCGCAACCTGGCCGGGACCCTGGGCTGCAGTATCCGGAAGGGCCAGCCGGTCATCGTCGTGGGCAAGCTGAAGATCCGCACCTGGGAGAAGGAAGGCCGGGTCTACCACTCCACCATCATCGATGCCGAGGCCGTGGGGCACGACCTTGCCTTCGGGTCGGCGAACTTCATCCGGACCGCGTCCAGGCCTGCGCTGTCCCTCGTGGAGCAGCCCCAGTCCCCGGAGGATGGCCCTGTGGTGGACCCTGACCTTGACGAACCGGAGGACCGCGAGGACGGGCATCCCGAAGAGCACGGCGTCGCGGCGGTGGTCATCGAGGACAACGACGGCGGCCTCGCGTCCCTTGACCTGGAAACCGGGGAACTCGCCGAAGTCTAG
- the pepN gene encoding aminopeptidase N, which yields MNLTRAEARERAELISVESYDVSLDLTRGGEVFGSTTTVKFTAVPGTSSFIDAVTRTVHSVTLNGRALDPDTVADGVRIQLADLAEHNELTVVADMPYMNTGEGLHRFVDPVDNEVYLYTQFEVPDSRRMFTVFEQPDLKATFAFTVTAPSHWDVVSNSPTPEPAQAQAAEDGAARSVWAFAPTPRLSSYVTALVAGPYQSVRSEVTSSDGRVIPLGVFARKSLMQYLDADNIFELTRQGFGFFEEQFGCPYPFEKYDQLFVPEFNAGAMENAGAVTILEGYVFRSKVTGAQIERRAITVLHELAHMWFGDLVTMRWWNDLWLNESFAEYMSHLAAVEATSFTSAWTTFASVEKSWAYRQDQLPTTHPIFAEINDLQDVEVNFDGITYAKGASVLRQLVAWVGPDQFMAGVREYFAKHSWHNTELQDLLVELEKASGRDLDHWGRQWLETAGVNTLAPELDVDSDGKLRSFAILQSAVPEWPTIRPHRLAVGFYNLDDAGKLTRVHREELDVDGERTDVPALAGVARPDLILINDDDLAYAKVRLDPVSLATATAHLKDFAESLPRTLVWNSAWDAARDGETPARQYVDLLLSNVAAETDSSVILVQLRQLATTLNFYVAEEHREATTVAAVDRLWDLASDVPGGSDGQLQFIKSFALLARSASQLDRVSGLLDGSVVLDGLAVDQDLRWELVASLVAGGRMGQDGIDAELERDNTSSGQNAAALAKAAIPTPEAKAAAWEAIVVKGELSNALQGSAVAGFMRVLDRSLLEPYSEKYFAAVPGIVATRTHALAQQIVVGLYPALLTTQATIDRTDGFLASLPAESAALRRMMLENRDGVARALRARAADVLPAGGPE from the coding sequence ATGAACCTGACGCGCGCCGAAGCCCGTGAGCGCGCCGAACTGATTTCCGTCGAGTCCTACGATGTCAGCCTTGACCTGACCCGCGGCGGAGAGGTCTTTGGCAGCACCACCACCGTGAAATTCACGGCGGTTCCCGGAACGTCCAGTTTCATTGACGCCGTCACCCGCACGGTACACAGCGTGACCCTCAACGGCCGCGCCCTTGATCCGGACACCGTGGCCGACGGCGTGCGGATCCAGCTGGCGGACCTGGCGGAGCACAACGAGCTGACTGTGGTGGCGGACATGCCCTACATGAACACCGGCGAAGGCCTCCACCGGTTCGTGGACCCCGTGGACAACGAGGTCTACCTCTACACCCAGTTCGAGGTTCCGGATTCCCGCAGGATGTTCACCGTCTTCGAGCAGCCCGACCTGAAGGCGACGTTCGCCTTCACCGTTACGGCTCCGTCCCACTGGGATGTTGTGTCCAACTCCCCCACCCCCGAACCGGCACAGGCACAGGCCGCCGAAGACGGCGCCGCCCGGTCCGTCTGGGCGTTTGCCCCCACGCCGCGGTTGTCCTCGTACGTCACTGCCCTGGTCGCCGGCCCGTACCAGTCCGTCCGCAGCGAGGTCACCAGCTCGGATGGCCGCGTGATCCCGCTCGGGGTCTTCGCACGGAAGTCGCTGATGCAGTACCTGGACGCAGACAACATCTTCGAGCTCACGCGGCAGGGCTTCGGGTTCTTCGAGGAACAGTTCGGCTGCCCCTACCCGTTCGAGAAGTACGACCAGCTGTTCGTGCCGGAATTCAACGCCGGTGCGATGGAAAATGCCGGTGCGGTGACCATCCTGGAAGGCTACGTTTTCCGCAGCAAGGTCACCGGGGCGCAGATCGAGCGGCGCGCCATTACCGTGCTCCACGAACTGGCGCACATGTGGTTCGGCGACCTGGTGACAATGCGCTGGTGGAACGACTTGTGGCTCAACGAGTCCTTCGCCGAGTACATGTCCCACCTGGCCGCGGTGGAGGCCACGTCCTTCACCAGCGCCTGGACTACATTCGCCTCCGTGGAAAAGTCCTGGGCGTACCGCCAGGACCAGCTGCCCACCACGCACCCGATCTTCGCAGAGATCAACGACCTGCAGGACGTTGAGGTCAACTTCGACGGCATCACCTACGCCAAGGGGGCCTCGGTGCTCCGGCAGCTGGTCGCCTGGGTCGGACCCGACCAGTTCATGGCCGGCGTCCGGGAGTACTTCGCCAAGCACTCCTGGCACAATACCGAGCTGCAGGACCTGCTGGTTGAGCTGGAGAAGGCAAGTGGCCGCGACCTGGACCACTGGGGCCGGCAGTGGCTGGAGACCGCCGGGGTTAACACCCTGGCTCCCGAGCTGGACGTGGACTCCGATGGAAAGCTGCGGTCCTTTGCCATCCTGCAGTCCGCGGTTCCGGAGTGGCCCACCATCCGGCCGCACCGGCTCGCCGTGGGCTTCTACAACCTGGACGACGCCGGCAAGCTTACCCGGGTGCACCGCGAGGAGCTTGACGTCGACGGCGAACGTACCGACGTCCCGGCGCTTGCGGGCGTGGCCCGGCCGGACCTGATCCTCATCAACGACGACGACCTTGCCTATGCCAAGGTGCGCCTGGATCCGGTGTCCCTGGCCACGGCCACGGCACACCTCAAGGACTTTGCCGAAAGCCTGCCGCGGACCCTGGTCTGGAACTCCGCGTGGGACGCTGCGCGGGACGGCGAAACACCGGCCCGCCAGTACGTGGACCTGCTCCTGTCCAACGTGGCCGCGGAGACTGATTCCTCCGTGATCCTGGTCCAGCTCCGGCAGCTGGCAACCACCCTGAACTTCTATGTGGCTGAGGAACACCGCGAAGCCACCACCGTTGCGGCCGTGGACCGGTTGTGGGATTTGGCCTCGGACGTTCCGGGCGGCTCCGACGGCCAGTTGCAGTTCATCAAGTCCTTCGCGCTCCTGGCCCGCAGCGCGTCCCAGCTGGACCGGGTGTCCGGCCTGCTGGACGGGTCAGTGGTCCTGGACGGCCTGGCCGTGGACCAGGACCTCCGCTGGGAGCTGGTGGCTTCGCTGGTGGCCGGCGGCCGGATGGGGCAGGACGGCATCGACGCCGAACTGGAGCGGGACAACACCTCCAGCGGGCAGAACGCAGCCGCCCTGGCCAAGGCTGCCATTCCCACCCCCGAGGCAAAGGCTGCGGCCTGGGAAGCCATTGTGGTCAAGGGAGAGCTGTCCAACGCGCTGCAGGGCTCCGCGGTGGCCGGTTTCATGCGGGTGCTGGACCGTTCCCTCCTGGAGCCGTACTCCGAAAAGTATTTCGCGGCCGTGCCGGGGATCGTGGCAACCCGCACCCACGCACTCGCCCAGCAAATCGTCGTCGGCCTCTACCCGGCGCTGCTTACCACGCAGGCCACCATCGACCGGACGGACGGATTCCTGGCCTCATTGCCGGCGGAAAGCGCGGCGCTGCGGCGGATGATGTTGGAAAACCGTGACGGCGTCGCCCGCGCCCTGCGTGCCCGTGCCGCCGACGTCCTGCCGGCGGGCGGCCCGGAGTGA